One Salvia splendens isolate huo1 chromosome 12, SspV2, whole genome shotgun sequence genomic window carries:
- the LOC121757538 gene encoding uncharacterized protein LOC121757538: MPPRRRRGQHVGNNVGEQTEGSVGNLPPPPPPPLPQPNEREYIKAFRKENPPKFDGLGEPPKAEAWVRDIERVFEFMGCTDRERLACVTYQLTGPADFWWETKKRTMDPARREALTWEEFKEEVYNKYVPMSYRRAKVVEFHTLKQGSMTVTEYDRALCEMTRYAPELVDTDEKMAAKFRSGLRPEIRVAVASRRGIPYSEDRDHHSSLNQSDKWPHSKQGHMHSKGIKGRNPKPARAKRIWQV; the protein is encoded by the exons ATGCCCCCAAGACGTAGACGTGGTCAGCATGTGGGGAACAATGTGGGGGAACAGACGGAAGGAAGTGTCGGGAATCTgcccccgcctccaccaccacctctaccccaaccaaacgaAAGGGAGTACATCAAAGCCTTTCGGAAAGAGAACCCACCCAAGTTCGATGGATTGGGAGAGCCCCCGAAGGCGGAGGCATGGGTACGCGACATTGAGCGTGTCTTTGAGTTTATGGGATGCACGGACAGAGAACGCCTGGCCTGCGTGACGTATCAGCTGACAGGACCCgctgacttttggtgggaaacgaagaagagAACTATGGACCCCGCTCGCCGTGAGGCGCTTACTTGGGAGGAGTTTAAGGAAGAAGTTTACAATAAGTATGTTCCCATGAGTTACCGGCGGGCGAAGGTAGTGGAGTTCCACACCTTAAAACAAGGAAGTATGACGGTCACGGAGTACGACCGCGCCTTATGTGAGATGACTCGTTATGCGCCAGAATTGGTGGAtacagacgagaagatggccGCAAAGTTCCGTTCCGGCCTTAGGCCAGAGATAAGGGTAGCGGTGGCTAGTCGCaggggaattccttattccgag GACAGAGACCACCACAGCagcctcaaccaatccgacaagtggccccacagcaAGCAAGGGCATATGCACTCAAAGGGAATCAAGGGCAGGAACCCCAAGCCAGCAAGGGCAAagagaatttggcaggtatga